One genomic segment of Mycolicibacterium gilvum includes these proteins:
- a CDS encoding sugar phosphate isomerase/epimerase family protein, whose amino-acid sequence MAEISGAAERISVHSVTFHGAPLDELRRVWESLGLSRLSLIDAQLRQPGLTEAIASDNYSVESVFHLFESSDALRGVIDAAAGVGARVVYMLTGGRGDRTWEQAAGRFCDAVQPCLDAARQAGVALAIENASGLYADIHIAHTLSDTIELAESAGVGICIDLFHCWTEAHLGTLLDRALPRTELIQLSDYVLGDRSVPARAVPGDGAIPLEAIVAQALSAGYQHGFDLELIGPRIAEEGPLPAARRARTYVAELLTRIGTS is encoded by the coding sequence GTGGCTGAGATCTCCGGTGCCGCCGAGAGGATCTCGGTGCATTCCGTCACCTTCCACGGCGCGCCGCTCGACGAACTCCGTCGGGTATGGGAATCACTCGGCCTCAGCCGCCTCAGCCTCATCGACGCCCAGCTGCGACAGCCCGGCTTGACGGAAGCGATTGCGTCCGACAACTATTCGGTGGAATCCGTCTTTCACCTCTTCGAGTCCTCCGACGCGCTGCGCGGCGTGATCGACGCGGCCGCCGGCGTGGGCGCCCGAGTCGTCTACATGCTGACCGGCGGCCGCGGAGACCGCACGTGGGAGCAGGCCGCCGGCCGATTCTGCGATGCCGTGCAGCCCTGTCTCGACGCGGCGCGGCAGGCCGGTGTCGCATTGGCGATCGAGAACGCGTCGGGTCTCTACGCCGACATCCACATCGCCCACACGCTGTCCGACACGATCGAACTGGCGGAGTCGGCGGGGGTCGGCATCTGCATCGATCTGTTCCACTGCTGGACCGAGGCACACCTGGGCACCCTGCTCGACCGGGCCCTGCCCCGCACCGAGTTGATCCAGCTCAGCGATTATGTGCTCGGTGACAGATCGGTCCCGGCCCGCGCCGTTCCCGGCGACGGTGCCATCCCACTCGAAGCGATTGTCGCGCAGGCACTTTCCGCCGGGTATCAGCACGGATTCGACTTGGAGCTGATCGGCCCACGGATCGCCGAGGAGGGACCCCTGCCCGCCGCCCGGCGGGCCCGGACGTACGTCGCCGAACTGTTGACCCGTATCGGAACGAGTTAG
- a CDS encoding DUF1214 domain-containing protein gives MAYGDGPDDVALRRAWETFCYQVKAAGQQIFKEHNPASELHRVDALRFLTQNLGQAFDLALETRDTRYPGMHAFCGPTRKLGGDCADFTYQQAWIDGDSVYRIHGERGTARFFNITVQGPRPDGPGVLHEPFGDVPEASLAGAELAVDHDGTFEVFLGGAPRASNWLPTTAGSRKLFVRQGFDSWDEIPARIAIERVDMAEPKPLPTAQQMVDAIAWAGDFLTGVMGDWPEFPFTHGGVDADAPNRFPAVVSTDGDTKRGRAAVNMHWVLTPDEALVIEFDAHDGFWSLTNMGVFFNSMDFRYRPVSYTPSRTAVDTDGKVRLVLAHTDPGFHNWIDTQGFERGNVTYRHMLDGAPVPLRTEVVKHSELAGVLPADTATVTAEERRAQMRVRFDAVGRRYTAL, from the coding sequence ATGGCGTACGGAGACGGCCCGGACGACGTCGCGCTGCGGCGCGCGTGGGAGACGTTCTGCTATCAGGTCAAAGCGGCCGGGCAGCAGATCTTCAAGGAACACAATCCCGCTTCGGAGCTGCATCGTGTCGACGCATTGCGGTTCCTGACACAGAATCTCGGTCAGGCCTTCGACCTGGCATTGGAGACCCGCGACACGCGGTATCCCGGCATGCACGCATTCTGCGGGCCGACGCGCAAGTTGGGTGGTGACTGCGCAGACTTCACCTACCAGCAGGCGTGGATCGACGGTGATTCGGTCTACCGCATCCACGGCGAGCGGGGAACGGCGCGGTTCTTCAACATCACCGTGCAGGGGCCCCGACCCGACGGCCCGGGAGTGCTGCACGAACCGTTCGGCGACGTGCCCGAGGCCAGTCTGGCGGGAGCGGAACTCGCGGTCGATCACGACGGGACCTTCGAGGTGTTCCTCGGCGGTGCGCCCCGCGCATCGAACTGGCTACCGACCACCGCCGGGTCACGAAAGCTGTTCGTGCGGCAGGGTTTCGACTCCTGGGACGAGATACCGGCGAGGATCGCCATCGAACGGGTGGACATGGCCGAACCCAAGCCGCTACCCACCGCGCAGCAGATGGTGGACGCGATCGCCTGGGCAGGAGATTTCCTCACCGGCGTCATGGGCGACTGGCCCGAGTTCCCGTTCACCCACGGCGGCGTCGACGCCGACGCGCCGAACCGGTTCCCCGCGGTGGTGTCCACCGACGGCGACACCAAACGGGGCCGCGCCGCGGTGAACATGCACTGGGTGCTCACACCTGATGAAGCCCTCGTCATCGAATTCGACGCCCACGACGGGTTCTGGTCGCTGACCAACATGGGCGTGTTCTTCAACAGCATGGATTTCCGGTACCGCCCGGTCAGCTACACCCCGAGCCGAACTGCCGTCGACACCGACGGCAAGGTCCGGCTGGTACTGGCCCACACCGATCCCGGATTCCACAACTGGATCGACACACAGGGCTTCGAGCGGGGCAACGTCACCTACCGGCACATGCTCGACGGCGCCCCCGTGCCGTTGCGGACCGAGGTCGTGAAGCACTCGGAGCTCGCCGGCGTGCTGCCCGCCGACACCGCGACCGTCACCGCCGAGGAACGCCGCGCGCAGATGCGGGTGCGGTTCGACGCCGTCGGACGGCGCTATACGGCACTGTGA
- a CDS encoding sulfotransferase family protein, translating into MSGSLDAAALLARAEAETGLRDYGDPTLPERFGIAVDHINAQQMTQDGYRKAADVCHWLLTTRLEFFADRERFPVADEVIDRPMFVTGEPRSGTTLMHALMSVDPEARALRFWEVMYPSPPPGLAEPGDERRARADADWREINAKAPKWLHSHPYNDMLGDGLPEDERTWAFDFRVMTPTAWWRVPMQTVVGGLPTDAAAQYRIHKAMLAQLQYARPRRHWVLKGFHGFRLAELFDAYPDASLLWLHRDPVQVAASRTMMMADILEGLVGPVDLHAATRMHLDLTRASIANTMTNPMVDDPRILHVRYTDFIADPVGTVRKYYAFTGRTLTDEAAARMRDYLANNKGDRHGKFRYSTSLLTDIGEDLDTLHAEFRPFRDRFGVEIENRG; encoded by the coding sequence ATGAGCGGATCACTGGACGCCGCCGCATTACTCGCCCGCGCGGAGGCGGAGACCGGGCTGCGCGACTACGGCGATCCGACGCTGCCGGAGCGGTTCGGAATCGCCGTCGACCACATCAACGCCCAGCAGATGACGCAGGACGGGTATCGCAAAGCCGCCGACGTCTGCCACTGGTTGCTCACCACCAGGCTGGAGTTCTTCGCCGACCGCGAACGGTTTCCTGTCGCAGACGAGGTGATCGACCGGCCGATGTTCGTGACGGGTGAACCCCGGTCGGGAACGACGCTGATGCACGCGCTGATGAGCGTCGATCCCGAAGCGAGGGCTCTGCGGTTCTGGGAGGTGATGTACCCGTCGCCGCCGCCGGGACTGGCAGAGCCTGGCGACGAGCGCAGGGCGCGGGCGGACGCCGACTGGCGCGAGATCAACGCGAAGGCCCCGAAATGGCTGCACAGCCATCCCTACAACGACATGCTCGGCGACGGCCTGCCCGAAGACGAACGCACCTGGGCATTCGACTTCCGCGTGATGACGCCGACGGCGTGGTGGCGGGTGCCGATGCAGACCGTGGTCGGCGGGCTGCCGACCGACGCCGCGGCCCAGTACCGGATCCACAAGGCCATGCTCGCGCAGTTGCAGTACGCGCGTCCGCGCAGGCACTGGGTTCTCAAGGGCTTCCACGGGTTTCGGCTCGCGGAGCTGTTCGACGCCTATCCCGACGCGAGTCTGCTGTGGCTGCACCGGGATCCGGTCCAGGTGGCGGCATCGCGGACGATGATGATGGCCGACATCCTCGAGGGGCTCGTCGGACCCGTCGACCTGCACGCGGCCACCCGGATGCACCTGGACCTGACCCGCGCGAGCATCGCGAACACCATGACCAACCCGATGGTCGACGATCCGCGCATCCTGCATGTCCGCTACACCGACTTCATCGCCGACCCTGTCGGGACGGTGCGCAAGTACTACGCCTTCACCGGCCGGACGCTGACCGACGAGGCCGCCGCGCGGATGCGCGACTACCTGGCGAACAACAAGGGGGACCGGCACGGCAAGTTCCGGTACTCCACGAGTCTGCTCACCGACATCGGGGAGGATCTCGACACGCTGCATGCCGAGTTCAGACCGTTCCGCGACAGGTTCGGCGTCGAGATAGAGAATCGTGGCTGA
- a CDS encoding LLM class flavin-dependent oxidoreductase, with product MKVQPAAFLRTTLPLDLGQLAQLDSGRYHSIWLPDHMVSFWPDSIWTPEFTDLAVASPSPHRHLDGMAVAAAAAVLTENVPLATSVVDTVRRHPASLAQSALTIDHLSKGRFILGLGSGERENIVPYGFDFRSPVGRFEEALHVIRLLWDTEGPVDFDGRFYRLRHARLDTEPYEGRRPPIWVGASGPRSLDIAGRYADGWWPAGAWTPDDYAEKLTRVRSSAERAGRDPQQITPCFIQVCLMGRDDAALAEILQAPLVKSFLLQVSAEVLRRFGFEHPMGPDWNGFHDIDPAVLTRERIVEFLDRVQPEMVLAMVPHGTPKQVARVIKDYVDAGLRVPKILDYAAMAGGGYAAQSAGNVREAEDELLRLCG from the coding sequence GTGAAGGTTCAGCCTGCCGCGTTCCTGCGCACCACACTGCCGCTTGACCTCGGGCAGCTCGCGCAGCTCGACAGCGGCCGGTACCACTCGATCTGGCTGCCCGACCACATGGTGAGTTTCTGGCCGGACTCGATCTGGACACCGGAATTCACCGATCTCGCCGTCGCGTCCCCGTCGCCGCATCGGCACCTCGACGGGATGGCGGTCGCCGCGGCCGCCGCGGTGCTGACCGAGAACGTGCCGTTGGCCACCAGCGTGGTGGACACCGTGCGGCGCCACCCGGCGTCGCTGGCGCAGAGCGCGCTGACCATCGACCATCTGTCGAAGGGGCGGTTCATCCTCGGGCTGGGCAGCGGAGAGCGCGAGAACATCGTGCCCTACGGATTCGATTTCCGTTCTCCGGTAGGCCGATTCGAGGAGGCTCTGCACGTCATCCGGCTGCTGTGGGACACCGAGGGACCGGTCGACTTCGACGGTAGGTTCTACCGACTGCGTCACGCGCGTCTGGACACCGAACCGTACGAGGGTCGGCGCCCGCCGATCTGGGTGGGTGCCAGCGGCCCTCGATCGTTGGACATCGCAGGCCGGTACGCGGACGGGTGGTGGCCGGCGGGGGCGTGGACCCCGGACGACTATGCCGAGAAGCTCACGCGGGTGCGTTCTTCGGCGGAGCGAGCCGGCCGTGACCCGCAGCAGATCACGCCCTGTTTCATCCAGGTCTGCCTGATGGGCCGCGACGACGCCGCCCTCGCCGAGATCCTGCAGGCGCCGCTGGTGAAGTCGTTCCTGCTACAGGTCTCGGCGGAGGTGCTGCGGAGATTCGGTTTCGAACATCCGATGGGGCCGGACTGGAACGGCTTTCACGACATCGACCCGGCGGTGCTGACCCGCGAGCGCATCGTCGAGTTCCTCGACCGCGTCCAGCCGGAGATGGTGCTGGCCATGGTGCCCCACGGGACACCGAAGCAGGTGGCCCGCGTCATCAAGGATTACGTCGACGCCGGCCTGCGGGTGCCCAAGATCCTGGACTACGCGGCGATGGCCGGAGGTGGGTACGCCGCGCAGTCTGCCGGCAATGTCCGCGAAGCCGAGGACGAACTGTTGAGGCTGTGCGGATGA